Within the Melopsittacus undulatus isolate bMelUnd1 chromosome 5, bMelUnd1.mat.Z, whole genome shotgun sequence genome, the region AAACTGGCTTGTATCAAACCTGGGATTTGGATAGGAGCCAAAACCCTATTCAGTCTGCATGAAAGCAAGAGGTTACTTGTGATGATGAAGAGGAACTACAGGCCTTCATCCTCATGACTCCATAACGACCACCACATGGTGGTGCACATCCATCAATGGGATGAATGCCAGAAAACTAATTATAATACTAGACGGGAATAGGTTTTGCATGTGTATTAGACATGAAGCAATCTCATGTTTATGTAATAATTATATGTAATATAAACAAACTGAGTGGCAAAGAAAGGGTGAGCATGCTTTTGGAGAAGCAATCCCCCATGCGCCTCAGTGCTGAAtagcatacctactttacaactttaaaagttgtggagtctatctgtGTATCACATGTGTGAGAGGCATTCTCTGGAAGTATGATGTAATATATGTaatctaatgaatatgtatgtttaaggacaatataatcacagcctggttgatGCTCGGAGGAGACACGCTAGAAGAAGCgatcccccatgtctcccagTGCCACagtaaagaatacctgcttgttaACTTAAACTTTGTTGGCGAGTTCCTGGAGTTCTGAATTAAATtctgaattaaattaaattctCTGAATCACGGAACTCAAACTAAACGTAAACGCCCATTGTAAAAGCCTTGAATTTCTACTTGCAGACAACGCCTCAGACCAACAGGAAAGGATGTTCTCCTGAAGGATTTGAAGCTTTTTCTCGCTTTTAGCCTACAGCACTGATTGCCTTGCTTGAACTACCACCCTGGCCGTTCCTAGGGACTGCAGGAGCACGCACATCTTGAAGGCTGGGCCCTAAGGCAGCGTTAACCTCTCAAAATGCCTGGGATGAGGTTGGGTTTGCTAATTTCTGACGGTTTCCATGACGACCGCACTTCGGCAAGACCCCTCCCGGCCTCAGTCCCTTCGGCAGCTGAAGACGCGCGAGGATCCCCGATTCCAGCCCGCGTTCTGGGCAGTTGGCCTTCGGACCGTGGGCCACCTGAGGGTGGCCCCTGCGATGCAGCAGGAGGCTCCTGTGGCCATCGCTTCAGGGCTGTCCCGTTCCACGGAGGGGGGGGCTCCCCGGCCGGAAAGGGTAAGGGGGCGGGTACCCGCAGACCTCAAAGCACCGCCCATCGCTGCCGCCGCGCGGTGATGACGAAAGCACGTCGCGCGGCTCGCGGTCCGCCATGAAGCCGTCGCCTGTCTCCAACTGCGAGCGGCGCTTCCTCCTGCGCGCCATCGAGGAGGGGAAGGTGCGGTCCCGGCCTCCCCTTCCCCCAACCCCTGCAGCGGCCCCGGCCTCCCCTTTCCCACCCTTCGGGGGCTGGCGCTGCCCTTCGCACCCCAGGGGGATGGCGTGTTAACCTGgggggtgtctgtgtgtctCTGGGCCCGCAGCGCCTGGACGGGCGGCAGTGTTACGACTACCGGAACGTGCGCATCTCCTTCGGCACCGAATATGGCTGCTGCATCGTGGAGCTGGGCAAGACCAGGTTGTGAGGGGGGCTGCGGTCGGGTACAGCGTACCGCCTGAGGGAGGGGAAGGCCTTTGGGCGTTGTGTTTCCGAACGTGTGGAGGCAAAACCTCCGTAGCGTTCAACGGGAGGTGGCCGAAAGCCTCCCGAGAAATCGCAGTAAGCAGAGCTTAAGGGCCATagaggagagggggaagggaaggaagagggaagggatggggttTCCGTGATAACTGTAGATGAAAAATAGTGTATATAAGacaaaattattataatttttcatCCTTTAGTTATTGATCTCACGTTATGTGTTCTGCATATCAAGCagccttttttgtgtgtgggcAAGTGGAATACATGCGTTTACATGAGCGTCTAGGTATATATTCTTATGTGTTTGAGcctatttttaatcctcagAGAAAGTAAAATGTTCCGATTCTGGCATTTCCTGCTCTATTGACCAGAGTTTATATACAATGACAGGcattaaacaagaaaatgacAGGAGTGAGAAATACAAACTAAAACCGTAACTGCATGCTTTTTCAAAGTATATAATTTGTTTCTAGTGATAGGAGGGTTTTCCCAGCTAAATTCTGTGACTTAGCTGTTTATTTACCTTTGCAGGGTTCTTGCACAAGTATCATGTGAACTTGTTCCCCCCAAGCCAAGTAGGCCGACAGAAGGTATACTTTTTGTTAATCTTGAGCTCTCACCGATGGCCGCACCTGGTCTTGAGCCTGGCAGGTATGTAGCTGTCCTAAAGAGACTAGACAGGTGTGACAGAAGAGCCATTGGCATGGTTGCTtgtggcaagggggttggaactagatgatcttaacgtcctttccaactctgtaactattctatgattctatgatacaagGAAGTATAGAGTGTAATCATACTCGGTTGgggttaattttgttttgacagGCAGTCTGACTTACTGGTGAAACTAAACAGACAAATAGAGCGATGCTTGAGAAATTCCAGATGTATAGATACTGAATCTCTCTGCGTGGTTGCTGGTGAAAAGGTATGAAAACCTATGAATTTCAagtgggtttaaactaaaaggtgcatatactttttttttagatggTCCTTGTTTTGGAAGATAGAAATTCTGATTGTAGGTTAATGTGAAGATCCACACATCTGACTTTACAGGCATTTTTGACTTACGTGTCTACATAAGCTTTCTGAAGTAGTTGGGACCCTGCACactcaaatattttctttgcagaagaaagtttAACTTATGCTAAGTGTTACATATTTTGTCATAATTAAATTCAGCACGCTGGTTATTTTGGAATATACTgaaatcatagagtcatagaattgtttgggttggaagggaccttaaagatcatacaATTCCAactgcccctgccatgggcagggacacctcacactagaccagtttgctcaaaTCTTTCATCTTAAGCAAAGACCTGAAGAATATGTGATGGTGGTTCTTAtgattcagaaaatgaaattgtttGGAAAACCAGTAACTTCTGTAGAATCCTGTCACACACAATCAACCAGTTATGTATGGGTTTCTTCTCAGGTTTGGCAAATCCGCCTGGACATGCACCTGTTAAATCATGATGGTAACATTATTGATGCTGCCAGCATAGCAGGGATTGTAGCTCTGTGTCATTTTCGCAGACCAGATGTGTCTGTGCAAGGAGAGGAAGTAACTGTGGTAAGTTATACTGGTTTACATGTGGCATCTCAGGTAGTTGTTTCTTTCTAAAGGGGAGAATTAGATGTTTGGGTAAGCAGATAAAATCCAAGGTACTTAAGTTTTAGGATAGATATGTTGCTATTTCAGAATTGTAAGGGTAGTGAGGAAGCCTGCTGAATACAGAATTTTAGCAATATCAGTTTATGGGAATATTAATTGTAAAAGATCAAGTATGATGAAGATGGTGTATTTACCTGTGTGGGTAGTAAAGGGTAAGAATTGCAccaaaagcataaaaagaatttttgaaatatttagatGACAAAACATTTGTtagcatttttgtttgctttttcttattttttaaaatgtctttgtacAGTATGTGATTTGAAAATTAGGTGTGTTTTGTAAGTAATTATATTCTGGTCAAACTCTTTTTAAAGTATACTCCTGAGGAACGTGATCCTGTCCCCTTGAGTATCCACCACATGCCTATTTGTGTCAGCTTTGCCTTCTTCCAGCAAGGgtaagacttttcagtcttttgaCAGAAACAACTTATTCTGTAGAACTGAATTTTAAACATAGAAGAGtcctaaaaatatttatattgacAAGCCAGTTTCTTAAATTACTTTCTGAAGTGACAGACACGacatagaaataattttttggGTGTGGGGGCTATATCTATAATTTCTAATACATAAATCAATTCCTTTGCTTAATTGTTTTAAGGGTAGTAACTCGCCTCAAGCTTTTACTGTTGCCCTATCTTTAAAAACTTGATTATAGGACGTATTTATTAGTGGATCCAAGTGAACGTGAGGAACGTGTAATGGATGGTCTCCTTGTAATTGCCATGAATAAACATCAAGAAATTTGTACCATTGACTCTAGTGGAGGGATTGTGCTGCTAAAGAATCAGGTAAATCTTTGCCTTGGCCAGTCTCTCTTGTATATAAATTAGTTCCTGTGCTGTAAACTTGATATTGAAGTATCCTTCACATTTGGAAGCTAAGAAATCAGTTACCTCTCTGATTTAGTTGgaaaaaattacagatttttagTCCTAATAGAAGAGCATAGTACTGTGTATCATGCAGATTGTTGGGTCAGACTTTGTTCCCCTGTGGGAGTTTGTAAATCAGTTCAGACTGCACTGTCATGAATAGCTGGAGACTGTTACATTAAGCTTCTACATCAGCTCTTAGTATATCCAAGTCCCTCCTACTAGGATGCTATCTTTTATTTCAAGTGTTTGTGACTCCTATGATGTTCtacagttttaattaaaaaccatCTTGCTTTCATGATAGTAAACTGTTGTTATATATGTAACAAACAGGTTCTGAGATGCAGTAAAATAACAGCTGTTAAGGTTGCAGAAATAACAGAACTCATTCAAAAAGCATTGGAGAACGACCAGAAAGTTAGGTGAGTGTtttgggaaggaagagaaatgggtgttttttaagaaacattCTGAAAAGCCTGTAGTTTGAACATCTAATTGCTTTcacttgtatttgttttaaatagcaaGTGTTTGTATATTTGAgcttgaaaagagaaagcactTTTAAGTGTGCGGTATCCTGAAAAAATTAATGTCTTTGACTGAATGACTAGGAAAGAAGGTGGCAAGTTTGGCTTTGCAGAATC harbors:
- the EXOSC9 gene encoding exosome complex component RRP45, with translation MKPSPVSNCERRFLLRAIEEGKRLDGRQCYDYRNVRISFGTEYGCCIVELGKTRVLAQVSCELVPPKPSRPTEGILFVNLELSPMAAPGLEPGRQSDLLVKLNRQIERCLRNSRCIDTESLCVVAGEKVWQIRLDMHLLNHDGNIIDAASIAGIVALCHFRRPDVSVQGEEVTVYTPEERDPVPLSIHHMPICVSFAFFQQGTYLLVDPSEREERVMDGLLVIAMNKHQEICTIDSSGGIVLLKNQVLRCSKITAVKVAEITELIQKALENDQKVRKEGGKFGFAESIPNQKITAFKMESAAVDTNNVEEQAEEIITKADPPSEVFANPVLYTPGTAQIGEGIENSWGDFEESEREEAAEEEGEGDATASECQKMEIEGTSIIEETKTDEPILLSDSEEEEVVILQPQELPKKTRAQTNLKQGSTSKKAFIKRRKKKRAAH